A window of the Candidatus Liberibacter solanacearum CLso-ZC1 genome harbors these coding sequences:
- a CDS encoding NAD-glutamate dehydrogenase gives MFSRNLKRSRIIDDVNAAIAVLGLPSFSSSVMFEKANIDDLERYTPLMLALTAIVSHDILMDWDSSPSAECIDIREVEGINPSGASTSIVTVIVDNLPFLYQSVIGEIVASHRNIMMAIHPVLVKDKNSDWHLYSPEIHDISQRQISLIQVHIPKISPAEAEDIKKQLIFIIDQLKLIAQDSQAMHSSIDEIQNSLSRFTNVSNKNKGEDIVEALTFLDWLKEDNFKFMGMRYYSQGVEQEKIGLNHDVASGLGILKNPDLLILSFYREDKLVEPEVRDFLEGPDFLIVTKSNVMSVVYRRAYMDFIGIKHFDEKGKLIGELHVVGFFTHLAYSQRATKIPLLREKIIKVQNLLNFYPDSHSDRMLQNMLESYPRDELFQIDPMLLASFCEQIIDIIDRPRTRVLPRIDRFNRFVSLLIYIPREYFDSSVREKIGNYLSEVYVGHVSAFYSSFLEEGLVRIHFVIGRSGGETPNPSQEYLEEGVRSIVAYWEEKFYKSAGDGIPRFVFSQTFQDVFSPEKAVKYLHYITNCTEGKEKLCVDFSSKEDGGIQIKIFHANEPFSLSKRVPLLENLGFTVISEDTFEIKMIADDGEHLVVLYQMDLKPANAVQFDLENRRDALVEAFKYIFQDRVDNDSFNHLIMLTDLRVYEISVLRSYARYLRQTSVIWSQDFIAQILSKNPSISQLLFSLFHSRFDPNLSNKERDKSIKGILKEIDSSLLKVSSLDDDTVLRCYVNLIIGTLRTNYFQKHPYDLALVFKFDSSQIKSLGAEELHREIFVYCVEVEGVHLRCGKIARGGLRWSDRAEDYRTEVLGLVRAQKVKNAVIVPVGAKGGFYPKRLPSEGPRDEIIKIGRKAYKTYIRALLSVTDNFEGQKIIHPANTVCLDGDDPYFVVAADKGTATFSDTANSLSQEAKFWLDDAFASGGSKGYDHKKMAITARGAWETVKRHFREMDIDIQTMPFTVAGVGDMSGDVFGNGMLLSRQIKLVAAFDRSDIFIDPDPDLETTFNERKRLFNAPSSSWQDFDRKVLSKGGMIISRREKSVRLTPEAAAVIGVSKAINTSSEIVSAILMAPVDLLWFGGIGTYISSSQDSDADIGDKANNIVRVTADNVQAKVIGEGANLGLTQRARIVYSLSGGRINSDAIDNSAGVNCSDLEVNIKIALASAMRDGRLTLEDRNKLLSSMTSEVIALVLRNNYLQSLAISLEVRKGMAMMWNFAQLMKFLEKEGSLDRKIEHLPSIAAFEERISADIPLSRPEVGILLSYAKLKLSEKLLEGTLIDDPWFTNLLLNYFPEKLSQLYSEDIMNHQLRRAIIATVLANRIINKGGSCFVVSLSKETSSSIENVVRSAVIAYAGYELDYLWKEVDRLDNQISGELQNKIYEEIRFIFINLTRLLIKNGTFIGDIGNAVKRLLTAFHKLDALLQEKIPEEWSERFNKRVMNLISNGFPPDIANKIVRMQFLMVVPDLIDISETCNTSLLVVLDMWSAISAGLGVDRLLSVANNVVVDDHYENLALSAGLDWMYSARREMIAKAITAGSSVATIMQNEKWQEVKDQVFDILSTEEEEVTVAQITVATHLLSGFLLKI, from the coding sequence GTGTTTTCGAGAAATTTAAAACGTAGTAGAATCATTGATGATGTTAATGCAGCAATAGCTGTTTTAGGACTTCCATCATTTAGTTCTTCTGTGATGTTTGAAAAAGCTAACATTGATGATCTTGAGAGGTATACGCCACTAATGCTGGCGTTGACCGCTATTGTATCACACGATATTTTGATGGATTGGGATTCCTCTCCTAGTGCGGAGTGTATAGATATTAGGGAGGTAGAAGGCATTAATCCTTCTGGTGCATCAACTAGTATTGTAACGGTTATTGTAGATAATCTTCCTTTCTTATACCAATCTGTCATAGGAGAGATAGTAGCAAGTCATCGTAATATTATGATGGCCATCCATCCAGTTTTGGTAAAAGATAAAAATAGTGATTGGCATTTATATTCTCCTGAAATCCATGATATTTCCCAACGACAAATCAGTTTAATACAAGTTCATATTCCGAAAATATCGCCGGCAGAAGCTGAAGATATTAAAAAACAACTGATCTTTATTATTGATCAACTCAAGTTAATCGCACAAGATTCACAGGCGATGCATTCGTCTATTGATGAGATACAAAATTCTCTTTCGCGTTTCACTAATGTTAGTAATAAAAACAAAGGAGAGGATATAGTTGAGGCTCTGACCTTTCTTGATTGGCTAAAAGAAGATAATTTTAAATTCATGGGAATGCGCTATTATTCTCAGGGAGTGGAACAAGAAAAAATAGGATTAAATCATGACGTTGCGTCAGGATTAGGGATTTTGAAGAATCCCGATCTTTTGATTTTGAGTTTTTATCGGGAAGACAAGCTAGTTGAGCCAGAAGTTCGTGATTTCTTAGAGGGTCCGGATTTTTTAATTGTCACGAAATCAAATGTTATGTCTGTTGTATATCGTCGTGCATATATGGACTTTATAGGCATTAAACATTTTGATGAAAAGGGTAAACTCATTGGCGAGTTACATGTTGTTGGATTTTTCACCCATTTGGCATATTCACAGAGAGCTACAAAGATCCCGTTGTTGCGTGAAAAAATTATTAAGGTTCAAAATCTTCTTAATTTTTATCCTGACAGTCATTCGGATCGTATGTTGCAAAATATGTTGGAAAGTTATCCAAGAGATGAGTTATTTCAAATTGATCCAATGCTCTTAGCATCTTTTTGTGAACAAATTATTGATATTATTGATAGGCCGCGTACACGCGTTCTTCCTCGCATTGATCGTTTTAATCGATTTGTTTCGTTGCTTATCTATATACCGCGGGAATATTTTGATTCTTCTGTTCGCGAGAAGATTGGCAATTATCTATCAGAAGTTTACGTGGGTCATGTATCAGCGTTTTATTCTAGCTTTCTTGAAGAAGGATTGGTTAGGATTCATTTTGTTATAGGCCGTTCAGGGGGGGAGACGCCTAATCCATCTCAAGAGTATCTTGAAGAAGGAGTGCGTTCTATAGTCGCATATTGGGAAGAGAAATTTTATAAAAGCGCTGGAGATGGGATTCCGCGTTTTGTATTTTCTCAGACTTTTCAAGATGTATTTTCTCCTGAAAAAGCTGTAAAATATTTGCACTATATTACCAATTGTACTGAAGGAAAAGAAAAGCTATGCGTTGATTTTTCTAGTAAAGAAGATGGGGGCATTCAGATTAAAATTTTTCATGCAAATGAGCCTTTCTCGTTATCAAAACGTGTGCCATTGCTTGAAAACCTTGGTTTTACAGTCATTAGTGAAGATACTTTTGAAATTAAAATGATTGCAGATGATGGAGAACATCTTGTCGTTTTGTATCAGATGGATTTAAAGCCAGCTAATGCTGTACAGTTTGATCTTGAAAATCGCAGGGATGCTCTTGTTGAAGCTTTTAAATATATTTTCCAGGATAGAGTGGACAATGATTCTTTTAATCATTTGATTATGCTTACGGATTTGCGTGTATATGAGATAAGCGTTTTGCGTTCATATGCTCGGTATCTTCGGCAGACATCTGTTATATGGTCGCAAGACTTTATTGCACAGATTTTGAGTAAAAATCCTTCTATCAGTCAGTTATTGTTCAGTCTTTTCCACAGCCGTTTTGATCCCAATCTGTCTAATAAGGAGAGGGATAAGAGCATTAAGGGAATTTTGAAGGAAATAGATTCTTCTTTATTAAAGGTTTCTAGTTTAGATGACGACACTGTATTGCGTTGTTATGTCAATTTGATTATCGGGACACTGCGAACTAATTACTTTCAAAAACATCCTTATGATCTTGCACTCGTCTTTAAATTTGATTCTAGTCAAATAAAAAGTCTTGGCGCAGAAGAACTTCATCGAGAGATTTTTGTATATTGTGTTGAGGTTGAAGGTGTTCATCTTCGATGTGGAAAGATAGCGCGTGGTGGTTTGCGTTGGTCTGATAGAGCAGAAGATTATCGTACAGAAGTTCTTGGATTAGTGAGGGCTCAAAAAGTTAAGAATGCTGTTATTGTGCCCGTTGGTGCTAAGGGAGGATTTTATCCGAAGAGATTGCCATCTGAGGGTCCACGCGATGAAATTATTAAAATAGGGCGTAAAGCGTACAAGACCTATATTCGTGCATTGCTATCTGTAACAGATAATTTTGAAGGACAAAAGATTATTCATCCTGCAAATACTGTGTGTTTGGATGGGGATGATCCTTATTTTGTTGTTGCTGCAGACAAAGGAACAGCAACTTTTTCGGATACAGCAAATAGCTTGTCTCAAGAGGCAAAATTTTGGTTAGATGATGCCTTCGCTTCAGGTGGGTCAAAGGGTTATGATCATAAAAAAATGGCGATTACAGCACGTGGTGCTTGGGAAACAGTTAAGAGACACTTTCGTGAGATGGATATTGACATTCAAACCATGCCTTTTACGGTAGCTGGTGTTGGTGATATGTCCGGAGATGTGTTCGGAAATGGCATGCTTTTATCTAGGCAGATTAAACTTGTTGCTGCTTTTGATCGTAGCGATATATTTATTGATCCAGATCCAGATTTGGAAACTACTTTTAATGAACGTAAAAGGCTTTTTAATGCCCCTTCTTCAAGTTGGCAGGATTTTGATCGGAAAGTTTTATCTAAGGGTGGGATGATTATTTCGAGAAGAGAGAAATCCGTTCGGTTGACTCCGGAAGCTGCTGCTGTAATAGGAGTTTCGAAGGCGATAAACACCTCTTCTGAGATTGTATCGGCAATTTTGATGGCTCCGGTAGACCTTTTGTGGTTTGGAGGTATTGGAACTTATATTAGTTCATCTCAAGACAGTGACGCAGATATAGGGGATAAAGCAAATAATATTGTGCGTGTAACTGCTGATAATGTACAGGCAAAGGTTATAGGAGAAGGAGCTAATCTTGGTCTTACGCAGAGAGCTCGTATTGTTTACTCATTAAGTGGCGGGCGCATTAATTCTGATGCAATTGATAATTCAGCTGGAGTGAATTGTTCTGATTTAGAGGTCAATATAAAAATTGCATTAGCTTCGGCGATGCGTGATGGAAGGCTTACTTTAGAGGATCGTAATAAACTTTTAAGCTCGATGACTTCTGAAGTGATAGCTCTTGTTTTGCGTAATAATTATTTGCAGTCTTTAGCCATATCTTTGGAAGTTCGTAAGGGTATGGCGATGATGTGGAATTTTGCACAACTTATGAAGTTTTTGGAAAAAGAGGGTTCTCTTGATCGAAAAATTGAACATTTGCCAAGCATTGCGGCTTTTGAAGAGCGTATTAGTGCGGATATTCCTCTTAGTCGTCCGGAAGTTGGAATTTTACTCTCGTATGCTAAGCTTAAATTATCAGAAAAATTATTGGAGGGTACTCTTATAGATGATCCATGGTTTACTAATCTATTACTGAACTATTTTCCTGAGAAGTTAAGCCAATTATATTCTGAAGACATTATGAATCATCAACTGCGTAGGGCGATAATTGCGACAGTTTTGGCTAATAGGATTATTAATAAAGGAGGGTCTTGCTTTGTTGTAAGCTTATCTAAAGAAACTAGTTCTTCAATTGAAAATGTTGTTCGTTCTGCTGTGATAGCGTATGCTGGTTATGAATTGGATTATCTTTGGAAAGAGGTAGATCGATTGGATAACCAGATTAGTGGTGAGCTACAGAACAAGATATATGAAGAGATTAGATTTATTTTTATTAATCTTACACGTCTTCTCATAAAAAATGGAACGTTTATTGGGGATATAGGTAATGCGGTCAAGCGCCTTCTGACAGCATTTCATAAGCTTGATGCCTTATTGCAGGAAAAGATACCAGAGGAATGGTCGGAGCGCTTCAATAAACGTGTTATGAATCTCATTAGCAATGGTTTTCCACCCGATATTGCCAACAAAATTGTTCGTATGCAATTTTTAATGGTTGTCCCAGATTTAATTGATATATCAGAAACATGTAATACGAGTTTGTTAGTAGTTCTAGATATGTGGTCGGCTATTTCAGCGGGATTAGGTGTTGATAGATTGCTATCTGTGGCTAACAACGTTGTTGTAGACGATCATTATGAGAATCTTGCATTGTCTGCGGGTTTAGATTGGATGTATTCTGCGCGACGTGAGATGATTGCTAAGGCTATTACTGCTGGTAGTTCTGTTGCTACTATTATGCAAAATGAGAAATGGCAAGAAGTAAAAGATCAGGTTTTTGACATTCTTTCTACTGAAGAGGAAGAAGTGACTGTTGCTCAGATCACTGTTGCGACTCATCTCTTATCAGGATTTCTCTTGAAGATTTAA
- the sbcB gene encoding exodeoxyribonuclease I: MDHFVIYDYETFGLDVARDRPAQFAGIRIDHQLETIQSKEVFFCKPSDDYLVDPESVLITGITPQKALRDGVVEHEFAQRVYQFFCKPNTCIFGYNNIRFDDKYSQNIFYRNFYDPYGWSYKNGNSRWDLINVMRAIYAFSPDGIQWPHRDDGFPSFKLQDLALANGIEYVNAHDAEQDVDATLALARLVRREKPKLFNYLYNSRNKMHLKSLIDIRNLTPLVHVSSKFGAAQANTALIAPIAWHPRNANEIIACNLSGDMQVLQDLDSIELGKRLFTRHDQLNGLSPVPLKSVHINRCPVLFPIGSFHSKKFERLGIDDKRCVDNLKLLRQQVDLQEKVIAIYDKPFVSLSEDVDSRLYDGFLSDEDCKMRDCIPLTEPEKLSTLNFQFTDQRLPELLFRYRARNFPHTLDSKEKQAWLEHRKAIFTRSRIEEYENKLHTLLNAYKSNEREERLVQLLFDYLQLIVPKVYA, from the coding sequence ATGGATCACTTTGTAATATATGATTATGAAACATTTGGTCTGGATGTGGCTCGGGATCGTCCAGCACAGTTTGCTGGTATTCGCATTGATCACCAATTGGAAACAATACAGAGTAAAGAAGTATTTTTTTGCAAGCCTTCTGATGATTATTTAGTAGATCCAGAATCAGTATTAATAACGGGGATTACGCCACAAAAAGCATTGCGTGATGGTGTTGTAGAGCATGAATTTGCCCAACGCGTGTATCAATTTTTTTGCAAGCCTAATACTTGTATCTTTGGGTATAACAACATTCGATTTGATGATAAATATAGTCAGAACATTTTTTATCGTAATTTTTATGATCCTTATGGTTGGAGTTATAAGAATGGTAATTCTCGATGGGATTTAATAAATGTTATGCGTGCTATTTATGCTTTTTCTCCTGATGGGATTCAATGGCCACATAGAGACGATGGATTCCCTAGTTTTAAGCTTCAGGATTTAGCGCTTGCTAATGGCATTGAATATGTCAATGCACATGATGCAGAGCAAGATGTTGATGCTACTCTTGCGCTAGCTCGGTTAGTGCGTCGAGAAAAGCCTAAATTATTTAATTATTTATATAATTCGCGGAATAAAATGCATCTAAAAAGTTTGATAGATATCAGGAATTTAACTCCATTAGTACATGTTTCGAGTAAGTTCGGGGCTGCTCAGGCAAATACTGCTTTGATTGCTCCTATAGCATGGCATCCTCGTAATGCTAATGAAATAATCGCCTGTAATTTGAGTGGGGATATGCAGGTATTACAAGATTTGGATAGCATCGAATTAGGTAAACGGTTATTTACACGTCATGATCAATTGAATGGATTATCTCCTGTTCCTCTAAAATCAGTACATATTAACCGATGTCCAGTTCTTTTCCCTATTGGTTCTTTCCATTCAAAAAAATTTGAACGTTTAGGGATTGATGATAAGCGTTGTGTAGACAATTTGAAATTATTGCGTCAACAAGTCGACTTACAAGAAAAAGTCATTGCGATATATGATAAGCCTTTTGTTTCTTTATCAGAAGACGTAGATTCTCGTTTGTATGATGGTTTTTTGAGTGATGAAGATTGTAAAATGAGAGATTGTATACCGTTGACTGAACCAGAAAAATTATCGACGTTAAATTTTCAATTTACTGATCAGAGATTGCCTGAGTTATTGTTTCGGTATAGAGCGCGTAATTTTCCTCATACATTAGATAGTAAAGAGAAGCAGGCTTGGCTAGAACATCGCAAGGCGATTTTTACTCGGTCTCGAATTGAAGAATATGAGAACAAGCTACATACTCTCCTTAACGCTTATAAAAGCAACGAGCGGGAAGAGCGCTTGGTTCAATTGCTTTTTGATTATCTCCAACTGATTGTTCCAAAAGTTTATGCCTAA